A single region of the Oryzias latipes chromosome 19, ASM223467v1 genome encodes:
- the LOC101163237 gene encoding growth/differentiation factor 2-like, which yields MTTSRSFLFQLRLSLALAIGSCLCKPLGNSIPGDAPRDATLQDVLDEEDTESRMENLLETLKEGFLRQLNLSEVPQENFKVSPPQFMVELYNKYASDRLAAPQSDVIRSFTVQEIPVSEANSSRSKHRLQFSVSIPGHEKITTAELQLLFLPDGRSKVASQSSKATVKVYQAAAAATDSSSSRAQLLLGKETVDRRSTWVTFDVTTAVQRWVRSGRGATFFDVVVERRGCGALPSAASCLNMSLSVGDNTSAALIVFTDDLGNRRRKKSEELREMILHEEETLLHSGATWYRGSQVPNAQAPRRLKRKAERQYCSRSSLKVNFKDIGWDSWIVAPPEYDAFECRGLCYYPLTDESTPSKHALIQTLMNIRDPRRASMACCVPIKLDPITVMYQENGRLTIRYLYEEMKVAECGCR from the exons ATGACGACCTCCAGAAGCTTTCTGTTCCAGCTGCGCTTGAGTCTGGCGCTCGCCATCGGCTCCTGCCTCTGTAAGCCTCTCGGTAACAGCATCCCCGGCGACGCACCGCGGGACGCGACGCTGCAGGACGTCCTGGACGAAGAAGACACAGAGTCCAGAATGGAGAACCTTCTGGAAACCTTGAAGGAGggtttcctgaggcagctgaaccTGTCAGAGGTTCCTCAGGAGAACTTCAAGGTCTCGCCCCCCCAGTTCATGGTGGAGCTGTACAACAAGTATGCCTCAGACAGACTGGCTGCTCCCCAATCTGATGTCATACGGAGCTTTACGGTTCAAG AAATCCCTGTGAGTGAGGCCAACAGCTCCAGGTCCAAGCACCGGCTGCAGTTCAGCGTCAGCATCCCCGGACACGAAAAGATCACCACTGCcgagctgcagctcctcttcctcccagaCGGAAGGTCAAAGGTCGCCTCACAGAGCTCCAAAGCCACCGTCAAGGTCTACCaggccgccgccgccgccaccgaCAGCAGCAGCTCGCGggctcagctgctgctgggcAAAGAGACTGTGGACCGGAGGAGCACGTGGGTGACGTTTGACGTGACCACAGCCGTTCAGAGGTGGGTTCGATCGGGACGGGGGGCCACTTTCTTCGATGTGGTGGTGGAGAGGAGGGGCTGCGGCGCCCTTCCCAGCGCAGCCAGCTGCCTCAATATGAGCCTGTCGGTCGGAGACAACACCTCGGCTGCTTTGATAGTCTTCACAGACGACCTGGGgaacaggaggaggaagaagagcgaGGAACTACGAGAAATGATTCTCCACGAGGAAGAAACTCTGCTGCACTCGGGCGCCACCTGGTACAGAGGGAGCCAGGTCCCAAACGCTCAGGCCCCACGGCGGCTCAAACGGAAGGCCGAGCGGCAATACTGCAGCAGGAGCTCGCTCAAGGTCAACTTCAAGGACATCGGCTGGGACAGCTGGATCGTGGCGCCGCCGGAGTACGACGCCTTCGAATGCCGAGGCCTCTGCTACTACCCGCTGACGGACGAGTCCACGCCGTCCAAGCACGCCCTCATCCAAACGCTGATGAACATCCGGGATCCCCGGAGGGCCAGCATGGCGTGCTGCGTGCCCATCAAGCTGGACCCCATCACCGTCATGTACCAGGAGAACGGCCGGCTCACCATCAGATACCTGTACGAGGAGATGAAGGTGGCAGAATGTGGATGCAGGTAG